The following nucleotide sequence is from Planctomycetota bacterium.
GACGAGACGTGGTCGGTCGACACCGAGTCGAAGCTCCTGGCAGGGCAGACCGTCCGCCTGGAACGCGGCTTCATGGAGCTGCGACTGCTGAACGGCATCGTCGTGGTGATCGAAGGCCCCGCCGAGTTTACGCTGACCAGCACTGTGAAGGGCGTCCTGGAGTACGGAGGGCTGGCGGTGCGCGTCCCCCCCGGCGAGGAAGGCTACGTCGTGGACACACCGACGGCCCGACTCACCGACCTGGGCACCGAGTTCGCGGTCGTGGTCGGGTCGTCCGGCGACGAAGTCCACGTGCTCGACGGCCAGGTGCGGCTCGAACCGAGGGCGGGAACCCTCCCCGCCGCGGGCGCGGGCCTCGTCAGGACGCTCCGCATCGGGCAGGCGCTGCGTACGGA
It contains:
- a CDS encoding FecR domain-containing protein, translated to DETWSVDTESKLLAGQTVRLERGFMELRLLNGIVVVIEGPAEFTLTSTVKGVLEYGGLAVRVPPGEEGYVVDTPTARLTDLGTEFAVVVGSSGDEVHVLDGQVRLEPRAGTLPAAGAGLVRTLRIGQALRTDLSGSTRLVGARPVEFLGRQRLAELASRESTNRVAKWQAYRAELEADQGVLLNYG